From Anastrepha obliqua isolate idAnaObli1 chromosome 3, idAnaObli1_1.0, whole genome shotgun sequence:
GTATATTCTATACCCAGTATTACAGCTCTGCAGATTCTTTTAAAGAAATGATGTGAAACTGGTCTTGTAATCAAGTCGAATTGAATTTGGAGAAAGATTAGAAATGAGATTTGTTATTCTCTCCCTCATTTATTTCTCTCAATGAAGGTGTTGCTAGTATTTTCTagtaaataatagtaataataataataataataataacaattctAGTCTTGAGAGTTGTATTTAAGTAATCAGTAAGTCATTTAACGTCTGCGAAGGcattattttttggaaacaattaattttgtgaaagacgttgcaataaaacaaaaaaaaaaaaaaaagaaaaaatgggagCCTCTGCTTTAGTGCTCAATGTACAtcatacattttaaaaataataaaaatgataaatgtgataaaattgttttcttgttttttttttttaattacagtcgTAATTGTTCCTCTATTCCACTCACTTTGTATCATATTACATAACTCAAATATGCGCGTAATTTTCTATAACTGAGTGTAaggagttttttattaaaaaacaaaattatataagtTTTTTAATCTGAAATTTTAGGTAATTTTTGTGTATGCTGTAATACTCGTATGGTCCATGCAATTTTGGTAAAACAAGTGCACGCTTTAAGCTGCTAAAATATTGCAACAACTAAAATATATCAACATCGATATTTCgacgttctttggaattaggcattcatgaatcgaatgTTTGGTGAATTTTACCTATGGCCGTGCTCTTGATGGACCTCTGTGTATATAgtgtaatttttcataaataggTGTTAAAAGCCGTATTTTGACTGATTGAATGAAATATTGTGAAACttcaaagaatctaaattttattaGAGAATTAATATGATTTTTTCAGCCGCTTAAATTGCAGTTATttacgaaaattataaaaaaataagtcatAAAAATGCGtacccaaaatttttcgaaaaactcaaataaaatgtagatgaaattttttttccaaaatttgtataaatgaaAGTTTGCTTTACATGGCTTTGGTTAaagcatgaaaaatatatattttttagatacCAAAAGAAGGTACTTGAAATACATCCtaaatatgatattaaaaaaaaatcccttgCATTCAGTTATTCTCGCCTCTGTATGACGCGCCCCCTCACTTACCTGCCACTGTTCCAATTGTTGCGACAATTCAACTTTCTGCTGTATGGACTCGAGCAACTGGCTGTTGGCCTGCATTAAGTCCACACGCGTTTTAGCCAAGTCTATTTCAGCTTTTGTGCGTCGTTCATTCGCCGCATCGCGTTCCTTTTGTGCTTTGGCCAGCAATTCGTCGCGATCGCTATTGTCCACCAGATCGCCACGCGCCTGGTCGCGTTCTTCTTTCACATTCTGCAACTCGACGTCAGTGACAGTGAGCTGGTTGGCGAAGAAAAAGCaaggaaatgaaaaatcgtttataaaaatttgtcacATTTAATTCTCTTACTTTAGATTCCAGCTGTTGTATCAATTGATGACTACGTTTGATTTCATCCTCCTGCTCCAGCACAAGGTTACGCGTCTGATCGAGCATTTTTCTGAAGTTTCCGGCATCGAGATTCAACAGTAGGCGCGTCAACTCATCAGACATGGCCGAGAGCATGCCGGGACGAAACTCAATAGCATCAGTATGATTGCCACCTTCGGTGCGGCTTGACGATGAAATCGTATTATCCATAGATTCCAAGTCTAGCGATATGTCTGAATTTAAGCCTGCAATGGTGGGATTCAAttagttgtttttgctttgaagagttgttattttaattgttgagtttttttttgttacctgAATCATCATCGTgtccaatttttaatgaatccACGAGCGATTTTAGTTGTATGTAGACTGAACGCGCCTCGATACATATTTGACTGGGCTTACCATCAGAAAAACTGGAGTCGTCCTCGTCGCACTCCATTTCGAATTGCAAAGATTTTTTGCCATGTACACTAGAGTTCGAGTCCTGCAAAAAATAAGTGGTTTAAAATgggaatttcctttttttaaataagaaacttACCGCTCCCAAACGCTCGCTAAGCACATTATTTTCACGCTGAGATCTCTCAAGTGCTTGTAGTGTAGTCTGcaaataagaatttaaaaaagtattttcctcAGTGTAAATGATaacatctttaatttattttattataaatatcacAATCTATTTCAACAGAAGGAACTGCGCACAATTCGCTCCGCTATCAGTACTTGggctttcttgtttttttggttttactaccagaaaagaaaaaaagtccgaAAAACATAACAATCTTTCGTGTGAAGAGTTCGATAAGGTAAAAGAAATATCATCATCTTATTtccgtttttataaaaaaacaaaaactaaattaacagcatttcgcaaaaattattaaaaagaacaaaaaaaaaatatagaaaaaacaatGTAACAATTTATGATTTGCTAACTGTTGTTTGATTGGTtacactataaaaaaaaaccgaataaTTGGACTgttctatttaaaatattattcctTGAAATGAAGTATAATAAACCTCTAatcaattttctttatatatgcACTGCGTTTGTAAAAATTGAatataaagtagaaaataattttttatagatgAATAGTCCACTTTTAAGTGCAGGAAATACGACGATATCTCGATGAAAATAGTTTTCACTGCACTCTTAAATTAATCCTTAATATGGTTGCCTCTTTTGTTACCTCTAATTTGGTTTCCTGCTCTCG
This genomic window contains:
- the LOC129242192 gene encoding bicaudal D-related protein homolog — its product is MVLGRFEQLLGLEFVPSSALFYSPQIKSGSQKKLEQEKHVLRQKLAIAEEESDQRVLELQSDLNELKDKLQAQENAIRQAEKEKTILIDELTHQNARLTEQIQEAHATELKLMSQIQELKDQYNYRNTSLQEHVHSLESIKSELNLTTEKRHDLEKRLQHAQEEKESLTSALEEASDRIHMLERHAREQETKLETTLQALERSQRENNVLSERLGADSNSSVHGKKSLQFEMECDEDDSSFSDGKPSQICIEARSVYIQLKSLVDSLKIGHDDDSGLNSDISLDLESMDNTISSSSRTEGGNHTDAIEFRPGMLSAMSDELTRLLLNLDAGNFRKMLDQTRNLVLEQEDEIKRSHQLIQQLESKLTVTDVELQNVKEERDQARGDLVDNSDRDELLAKAQKERDAANERRTKAEIDLAKTRVDLMQANSQLLESIQQKVELSQQLEQWQMDMQELLQDQMRSKLINNRKVASPAPASTNTSAASALAKRVSNYKFWSLFQR